Proteins co-encoded in one Tautonia rosea genomic window:
- a CDS encoding UbiA-like polyprenyltransferase produces MTTDARPTGFLGKLGEILGMIRFSHTLFALPFALLGGAMAALDPSAGAQAGPKEWIGILLCMVTARSAAMAFNRLVDRQIDARNPRTATRHLPSGRLSVRAVAAFTIVNAALFIGATALFLPQNPWPIVLSVPVLVWLLGYSYAKRFTSLAHYWLGAALAMAPIAAWIAIRGDLAWPPVLLGIAVLCWVGGFDIIYACQDASFDRSSGLKSIPSRLGIAGALRLASASHAAMVAALVGLGLSMPAFGMIYWVGVAVVAVLLVYEHSIVRPDDLGRVNVAFFQVNIGISLGLLVVGVVDLLV; encoded by the coding sequence ATGACCACCGACGCGCGACCGACCGGCTTCCTGGGGAAGCTGGGCGAGATTCTGGGGATGATCCGGTTCAGCCACACGCTGTTCGCGCTGCCATTCGCCCTGCTGGGGGGGGCGATGGCGGCGCTCGACCCGTCGGCGGGGGCGCAGGCGGGGCCGAAGGAATGGATCGGGATCCTTCTGTGCATGGTGACGGCGCGGTCGGCGGCGATGGCATTTAACCGGCTGGTTGATCGGCAGATCGACGCGAGGAACCCGAGGACGGCGACGAGGCATCTGCCGAGCGGGAGGCTCTCGGTGCGAGCGGTCGCGGCGTTCACGATCGTGAACGCGGCACTGTTCATCGGGGCGACGGCGTTGTTTTTGCCGCAGAATCCGTGGCCGATCGTGCTGTCGGTGCCGGTCCTGGTGTGGTTGCTCGGGTACTCGTATGCGAAGCGGTTCACGAGCCTGGCGCACTACTGGCTGGGGGCCGCGCTGGCGATGGCGCCGATTGCGGCGTGGATCGCAATTCGGGGGGACCTGGCCTGGCCGCCGGTGCTACTGGGGATCGCGGTGCTGTGCTGGGTGGGCGGGTTCGACATCATTTATGCGTGCCAGGACGCGAGTTTTGATCGGTCGAGCGGGTTGAAGAGCATCCCGTCGCGATTGGGGATCGCGGGGGCCTTGCGGCTGGCGTCGGCGAGTCATGCGGCGATGGTGGCGGCGCTGGTGGGGCTCGGGCTGAGCATGCCGGCGTTCGGGATGATCTACTGGGTGGGCGTGGCGGTGGTGGCGGTCTTGCTGGTGTATGAGCATTCGATTGTGCGTCCCGACGATCTGGGAAGGGTGAATGTGGCGTTCTTCCAGGTGAATATCGGGATTAGCCTGGGGTTGCTCGTCGTCGGGGTGGTGGATCTGTTGGTCTGA